The genomic segment TTCGACGTGGCCTCCTGGCCGGCGTACGGCTCGCTGTCCGGCCAGTCCCCGGCGGACATGCAACCGGCCGGTGACGCCCCCGACCGGGGCAAGCGGGACCCGCGCGACTTCGCGCTGTGGAAGGGCGTCAAGCCGGGCGAGCCCGCCGACGCCTCCTGGCCGTCGCCGTGGGGTCGTGGCCGGCCCGGCTGGCACATCGAGTGCTCGGCCATGTGCTGGCGCTACCTGGGCCCCGAGTTCGACATCCACGGCGGCGGGCTCGACCTGACGTTCCCGCACCACGAGAACGAGATCGCCCAGTCGCAGGCCGCCGACCTGCCGTTCGCGCGCTACTGGGTGCACCACGGCCTGCTCGGCATCGGCGGCACCAAGATGGGCAAGTCGCTCGGCAACACGCTCGACCTCGACTACGTGGCGTCGCTCGGGGTCCGCCCGGTGGAGCTGCGCTACTACTACGTCGCCGCGCACTACCGGTCCCGCATCGACTACTCGGAGGACGCGCTGCGCGAGGCCGCCGTGGCGTACCGGCGGATCGAGGGCTTCGTGCAGCGGGCGGCCGAGCGGGTCGGCGGCGGCCGGCCCGGCGGCCTGCCGGCCGGTTTCACCACCGCGATGGACGACGACCTCAACACCTCGGCGGCGCTCGCGGCGCTGCACGAGGTGGTCCGTGACGGCAACACCGCGCTGACCGCCGGGGACGATGTGACCGTCCGCACGGCGCTGGCCGCCACCCGGGCGATGCTGGATATCCTCGGCGTCGACCCCCTGGATCCGGCCTGGACCGGCGGCGGCCGCACGGACGACCTGCGCGGCGTGGTGGACTCCCTGATCGCGCTGGCCCTGGAGCAGCGCGCGCAGGCCCGCGGCCGCAAGGACTGGGCTGCCGCCGACGCCGTACGCGACCAGCTCAAGCAGGCAGGCGTGGTCGTCGAGGACACCCCCCAGGGCCCGCGTTGGACTATTGGAGAGCAGGACTGATGGCCGGCAACTCGCAGCGCCGTGGCCGGCGACTGACGCCGAAGGCGGGTGCCCCCAAGGGCACCGGTGGCAAGAACAAGGACTCGCTCGCCGGGCGGGGCCGCACGCTGCCCGCCGACGAGCGGCCGTGGCACAAGGCGTACTCGGGCACGGAGAAGCTGCCCCAGCGCACCGCCTGGAAGCAGGACAAGGAGCGCCGCGCCGCCGCCGAGGAGGGCCGCGCGCCCAAGATCGGCCAGCCCGGCACGAAGGACACCACCTGGGGCAAGGGCGGTGGCCGGGGCACGCCCACGACCAAGGGCCGGGGCGGCAAGCCGGCCGCCGGCCGGGGCGGTCCCCGGGTCGCGCCGGGCCGCAAGGCCAACCCGGCGAAGGACAGCCCGGAACTGCTTGTCGGACGCAACCCGGTGCTGGAGGCGTTGCGCACCCAGGTGCCCGCGACCGCGCTCTACACCGCGCACGGCATCGACATCGACGACCGGGTCAAGGAGATCGTCCGCACCGCCGCCGACCGGGGGATCGCGATCCTCGAGGTCAGCCGCGCCGAGCTGGACCGGATGACCGGCGGCGTGCTGCACCAGGGCGTCGGTCTCCAGGTGCCGCCGTTCGCCTACGAGCCCTTCGACGACCTGGTCGCCGCCGCGCTGGAACAGGCCGCCCCGCTGCTCGTCGCGCTGGACGGCGTCACCGACCCGCGCAACCTCGGCGCGGTCATCCGGTCGGCCGCCGCGTTCGGCGCGCAGGGTGTCTTCGTACCCGAACGGCGTGCCGCCGGGATCACCGCGACCGCCTGGCGCACCAGCGCCGGCGCGGCCGCGCGCGTGCCCGTCGCCCAGGTCACCAACCTGACCCGGTCGCTGAAGGCGTGCAAGGAGGCCGGCTTCGTCGTGGTCGGCCTGGACGCCGACGGGCAGACCGATCTGTACGACCTGGAAGCAGCCGTCGGCCCGCTCGTCGTGGTGGTCGGCTCGGAGGGGCGCGGGCTGTCCCGCCTGGTCGGGGAGACCTGCGACCTGACCGTCAGCATCCCGAT from the Micromonospora sp. WMMA1947 genome contains:
- the rlmB gene encoding 23S rRNA (guanosine(2251)-2'-O)-methyltransferase RlmB; translation: MAGNSQRRGRRLTPKAGAPKGTGGKNKDSLAGRGRTLPADERPWHKAYSGTEKLPQRTAWKQDKERRAAAEEGRAPKIGQPGTKDTTWGKGGGRGTPTTKGRGGKPAAGRGGPRVAPGRKANPAKDSPELLVGRNPVLEALRTQVPATALYTAHGIDIDDRVKEIVRTAADRGIAILEVSRAELDRMTGGVLHQGVGLQVPPFAYEPFDDLVAAALEQAAPLLVALDGVTDPRNLGAVIRSAAAFGAQGVFVPERRAAGITATAWRTSAGAAARVPVAQVTNLTRSLKACKEAGFVVVGLDADGQTDLYDLEAAVGPLVVVVGSEGRGLSRLVGETCDLTVSIPMVSDVESLNASVAAAVTLAEVARRRSVEG
- the cysS gene encoding cysteine--tRNA ligase — encoded protein: MTLRLYDTATRSVRDFVPREAGKVGVYLCGLTLQAPPHIGHLRSGVNYDVLRRWLLDKGFEVTFIRNLTDIDDKVLAKAMEQDRPFWSIAYTNEQILAASYRALNVLPPTYEPRATGHIPEMHELIARLIETGHAYPATDGSGDVYFDVASWPAYGSLSGQSPADMQPAGDAPDRGKRDPRDFALWKGVKPGEPADASWPSPWGRGRPGWHIECSAMCWRYLGPEFDIHGGGLDLTFPHHENEIAQSQAADLPFARYWVHHGLLGIGGTKMGKSLGNTLDLDYVASLGVRPVELRYYYVAAHYRSRIDYSEDALREAAVAYRRIEGFVQRAAERVGGGRPGGLPAGFTTAMDDDLNTSAALAALHEVVRDGNTALTAGDDVTVRTALAATRAMLDILGVDPLDPAWTGGGRTDDLRGVVDSLIALALEQRAQARGRKDWAAADAVRDQLKQAGVVVEDTPQGPRWTIGEQD